TGGATGGCCCGCATCAGCGTCGTCTTGCCCGTGCCGGACCCGCCAATGAGGAAGATGCGCCCGCCGCGGATGCCGTAGAGGTGCTTGTATATGGACACGGCCACGCCGCGCAGGGCTTCGTCCTGTCCCAGGACCCTGGCGGCGAGAAAGTCGAAAATCTGGTGGGGCCGGAGCCCCTGGGAGGGGGTGCCCATGCGCGTTGCCTCGCAGGGTTGGGGTGTGTCAGTCTGCGTGGACCATAGCCCCGAGCCCCGGCGAAGGCAATGCCCGCACAACTAGCGCGTTTTAATATTGAAAAAGGACATTGCGAGANTTCCCCCGAGAGTGCTTTTCAAAAACAACGTGCTCTAGTGTTGCGTCCTCAACATATGCTCATACAGCAAAGACGCAACACTGGTCCGCCTGCAAGGCGGCCCCGGAGCCGCTGGCTCCGTGAGTCCTCCCCGACTTACGATGATGGAAACATCGCCTTCTTTCGGGGACGTGACACAAGACAGCCGCGGAAGGTCTCCCCCCCGCGGCTGCACGCGCCATGTGTGGCGATCAGCAATTACAGCTGCTGCAGCACCCAGACTGCCCGGCCCACCACGCGCTCATCGCGCTTTTCCACGGGCAGGTACTGCTCGGGGTGGTCCGAATTTTCGGTACGCAGCACAAAGCGGCCCTTTTCCTCGTCCAGGAAGATACGGCGGATGCCCAGCCCTTCAAAGGGAATGAACACGCCGTACAACTCGCCAGACAGGATGTTCTTCTGGTCCGTGTCCAGACCCACATAGGCGCTGCGGCGGATGAGCGGCTCCATGGAAGAGGCGTCCATCTTCACCACAGTGATGCTGGGCCGGGCCAGGGACAGGGGAATGGAGAGCTTGCCGATGCTCTTGGGCATCCACTTGCCGGTGGCGGCGTCGATGCCCTGCATGCCAAAGACCGTGATGATCTGCGACTTGCTGTC
This sequence is a window from Megalodesulfovibrio gigas DSM 1382 = ATCC 19364. Protein-coding genes within it:
- a CDS encoding LexA family transcriptional regulator, with amino-acid sequence MPGFEEIFDRIKVATNTRTQVELAEVLDIRQSSISDAKRRDSVPSDWYLKLFEKYGLNPDWLKSGLGPMYLKSEQGYEPYDGPQAASLREEAAKYAEPDSKSQIITVFGMQGIDAATGKWMPKSIGKLSIPLSLARPSITVVKMDASSMEPLIRRSAYVGLDTDQKNILSGELYGVFIPFEGLGIRRIFLDEEKGRFVLRTENSDHPEQYLPVEKRDERVVGRAVWVLQQL